The Spirochaetaceae bacterium genome window below encodes:
- a CDS encoding peptidoglycan bridge formation glycyltransferase FemA/FemB family protein, whose amino-acid sequence MAVRCAMVDVRPLALAEVQPGDELLQSALWGRFKERFGWRTLAVRWQAAGGGGTLLTLARATPFGALVYAPGGVPPPSDGSGSALLDKLAPHIAERHRAAGTGGARLRGARPTLIRYDLAWPSPDEDRAPLRDAGRLRRAPVDVQPTSTVVVDLAAPEDQLLARMKAKTRYNIRLAGRRGVAVAVMLAADALGAPLAEWYRLYRGTAARHHITAHDERYFATLFALAAQSVSPEPELYLLSASHRGEPVGGIIVSVCGSMARYLYGASTLRHRSLMGNYALQWAAMRLARDRGCRSYDLYGISPSADADHPWAGLYRFKTGFGGSIVHRPGCWDYALRPLSYLLFRRAEVWRRDYYAHLRPRLARLRSRPREAGAAQT is encoded by the coding sequence GTGGCGGTAAGATGCGCCATGGTGGACGTCCGACCGCTCGCCCTGGCGGAGGTGCAGCCGGGCGACGAATTGCTGCAGAGCGCCCTGTGGGGACGCTTCAAGGAGCGGTTCGGCTGGCGGACGCTCGCGGTGCGCTGGCAGGCAGCGGGCGGCGGCGGCACCCTGCTGACGCTGGCTCGTGCGACGCCGTTCGGCGCCCTGGTGTACGCGCCGGGCGGGGTGCCCCCGCCCAGCGACGGATCCGGTTCCGCGCTGCTCGATAAGCTCGCGCCGCACATCGCGGAGCGCCACCGCGCCGCCGGCACCGGAGGCGCCCGCCTGCGGGGTGCGCGGCCCACCCTGATTCGCTACGACCTCGCATGGCCGTCGCCGGACGAGGACCGCGCGCCGTTGCGTGACGCCGGACGCCTGCGCCGCGCACCGGTGGACGTGCAGCCCACCAGCACCGTCGTCGTCGACCTCGCCGCTCCCGAGGACCAGTTGCTGGCGCGAATGAAGGCCAAGACGCGCTACAACATTCGGCTCGCCGGGCGCCGCGGCGTCGCCGTTGCCGTCATGCTGGCCGCAGACGCGCTCGGCGCGCCGCTCGCGGAATGGTACCGGCTGTACCGGGGCACCGCCGCCCGTCATCACATCACCGCGCACGACGAGCGCTACTTCGCCACCCTGTTCGCCCTCGCGGCGCAGTCGGTGAGCCCGGAACCGGAGTTGTACCTGCTCTCGGCGAGCCACCGCGGCGAACCGGTGGGCGGCATCATCGTGAGCGTGTGCGGGAGCATGGCGCGCTACCTGTACGGCGCATCGACGTTGCGCCACCGCTCCCTGATGGGCAACTACGCCCTGCAATGGGCGGCAATGCGGCTGGCCCGCGACCGCGGCTGCCGCTCCTACGACCTGTACGGCATCTCGCCGTCAGCCGATGCCGACCATCCGTGGGCCGGCCTGTACCGTTTCAAGACCGGCTTCGGCGGATCGATCGTGCACCGCCCGGGTTGCTGGGATTACGCGCTGCGGCCGCTCTCCTACCTGTTGTTCCGCCGCGCCGAGGTGTGGCGCCGCGACTACTATGCCCACTTGCGGCCGCGGCTCGCACGCCTGCGCAGCCGCCCGCGCGAGGCCGGTGCGGCGCAGACCTGA